Proteins encoded by one window of Scatophagus argus isolate fScaArg1 chromosome 4, fScaArg1.pri, whole genome shotgun sequence:
- the fgf5 gene encoding fibroblast growth factor 5 yields the protein MNVPLYLLTIAHLICAAAGAQHTSLKRQLLKDEISSGRRTCRLYCRVGIGFHLQIHPDGRVNGSHESNQLSVLELFAVSQGVIGIKGVYSNRFLAMNKRGRLHATEWFTDDCKFRERFQENSYNTYASVIHRNHKTGREWYVALNKRGKAKMGSSPRVKSQHVSTHFLPRVSLHDKSERGFTITDRNKERRKALTPPPPKPPQTKANVHAGTAPRRTQVKYWPKYRFG from the exons ATGAATGTTCCTCTTTACCTTCTGACCATCGCTCACTTGATCTGCGCCGCCGCCGGAGCACAACACACCTCTTTGAAGCGCCAACTTCTGAAAGACGAGATCAGCTCGGGACGCAGGACTTGCAGGCTCTACTGTAGGGTTGGCATCGGCTTCCATCTGCAGATTCATCCCGACGGCAGAGTCAACGGCAGCCATGAGTCCAACCAGCTGA GTGTCCTGGAGCTCTTTGCGGTTTCTCAGGGGGTCATCGGCATCAAAGGGGTCTACAGTAACAGATTCCTGGCCATGAATAAAAGAGGACGACTCCATGCCACT GAATGGTTCACAGATGACTGTAAGTTTAGGGAACGTTTCCAGGAGAACAGCTACAACACTTACGCCTCAGTAATCCACAGGAACCACAAGACTGGTCGCGAGTGGTATGTGGCCCTCAATAAGAGAGGGAAAGCTAAAATGGGCTCCAGTCCTCGGGTCAAATCCCAGCATGTTTCCACCCACTTCTTACCCAGGGTCAGTTTGCATGACAAGAGCGAGCGGGGCTTCACCATCACAGACAGgaacaaagagaggaggaaagccCTGACACCACCACCGCCCAAACCTCCTCAAACGAAAGCTAATGTCCACGCAGGAACAGCCCCAAGACGTACACAAGTCAAGTACTGGCCCAAGTATCGGTTTGGATAG